A stretch of Synechococcus sp. WH 8020 DNA encodes these proteins:
- a CDS encoding anti-sigma factor — protein MTSRSQIHDEFSKRDELLAGKVLGNLSPEEQTALATEPLSQEEQTLLENLQTTHSRIENHSAPPLSDAVRERLLNSSIKKSTSNPQNWLIGALLLILAITGVELYQSKLQIASVRRETSPISLHPGDQRVELHATTLGKMQSAHGEVLIRPGQASNLLTLNRLPQAPEGRLYRLWAVTPNGVKGCVHFLPDQAGNVVMTIPPQPTGSATKLLISLDPLSSREKSDAQPEELVLTGAI, from the coding sequence ATGACTTCGCGTTCTCAAATCCACGATGAATTCAGCAAACGGGATGAACTGTTAGCCGGGAAGGTGCTGGGCAACCTCAGTCCTGAAGAGCAAACAGCTTTGGCGACTGAACCATTGTCTCAAGAAGAGCAAACTCTTCTTGAGAACCTGCAAACAACCCACAGCCGAATTGAGAATCATTCTGCACCGCCACTTTCTGATGCAGTCAGAGAGAGACTTCTGAATTCGTCGATTAAAAAAAGCACCTCCAACCCCCAGAACTGGTTGATTGGAGCCTTACTTCTGATCCTCGCGATTACTGGCGTTGAGCTTTATCAATCCAAACTGCAGATCGCTTCTGTGAGAAGAGAAACGTCCCCCATCTCTCTACACCCTGGTGATCAAAGGGTGGAGCTGCATGCCACGACACTAGGAAAGATGCAAAGCGCACATGGTGAGGTTCTCATTCGTCCTGGACAGGCAAGCAACCTCCTCACCTTGAATCGACTGCCGCAGGCTCCTGAAGGAAGGCTTTACCGCCTCTGGGCTGTGACGCCAAACGGGGTTAAAGGCTGCGTTCACTTTCTGCCGGATCAGGCAGGCAATGTGGTGATGACCATTCCACCGCAACCCACCGGATCAGCAACAAAACTGCTGATCAGCCTCGACCCCCTTTCATCTCGTGAAAAGTCGGATGCTCAACCAGAAGAACTTGTGCTGACCGGCGCCATCTAA
- a CDS encoding DJ-1 family glyoxalase III — protein sequence MAMFNGSAVPGRYRALIPLANGNEDIEVIAMIDVLRRADIDVVIASVSNEDTVTLMKGSRLVVDEPLVNVVHQQWDLIAMAGGIPGAMNLAASKLLRDRLRLQHTNKGMIGAICLAPALVLKPAGVLDEMKIVTGNPLAIKTPEQSWPADYFISILGDKFDAGFRVISDEEQKIVLSQTPGTAIEYAIAMVKMLCGDECANRISNYFLVR from the coding sequence ATGGCAATGTTCAACGGATCAGCTGTGCCGGGTCGATACAGAGCATTGATTCCTCTCGCTAATGGCAACGAGGATATCGAAGTGATAGCAATGATTGATGTGCTTCGTCGTGCTGATATTGATGTTGTCATTGCCAGCGTAAGCAATGAAGATACAGTGACTTTAATGAAGGGCAGCCGTCTTGTTGTTGATGAACCTCTCGTGAATGTTGTTCATCAGCAATGGGATTTAATTGCAATGGCAGGTGGTATCCCAGGTGCAATGAACCTCGCAGCATCGAAGCTCTTAAGGGACAGGCTACGTCTACAACATACAAACAAAGGCATGATCGGGGCGATTTGCTTGGCACCTGCACTGGTGCTTAAGCCAGCAGGTGTTTTAGATGAGATGAAAATAGTTACTGGCAATCCCTTGGCAATTAAAACTCCAGAGCAAAGTTGGCCGGCTGACTACTTTATAAGCATTCTCGGGGATAAGTTTGATGCAGGTTTTAGGGTGATCAGCGATGAGGAGCAAAAAATTGTCCTTTCGCAGACACCAGGAACAGCGATTGAATATGCAATTGCAATGGTTAAAATGCTTTGCGGAGATGAGTGTGCAAATCGCATCAGCAATTATTTCTTAGTTCGCTAA
- a CDS encoding mechanosensitive ion channel family protein, with translation MIPLDNQPFYPELVQRADLWLHTPLGQVVGDTPRDTLLNFYAVMADVGILIDEVTANHLNDPGLFWNRQTLLEMAEAEDLFDAAVSALDGSSFPLGVRSYLKDEAAIQLKQALDFIFNNSRQIINIPDAKGMKELNENRSKQTQSWTLPGSSIELSSQIPENPTNSNFYFSASTVANASNIYEQAQGQATTEENQKFSTNKFYEDFIHTPGHLFPPKWYLILPSKFRSLIETEILFGETLFQVVLAALAVSIFALITAILFHQLIQTYQKKSEDPSRAWLLDSLAWKRTALMLPLVPLAKLTEIFIDEYLNFTGLPLIVFTIIFEVTYFSFLVILVFLFFEAFGRSTSETLVRMSGTQEVWELSRTSNRIMPICRVLSGVVAIALIYRMLLQLGLSPAVVLALSTVPGLAIGLGASKLLGNLFAGLSLQTDRPLRVGEFCELGDDQGFITKIGLRSVEIETATGIITIPNAVAEDCVVNNLSRNQLKSSTSMMQGLELKLDLEGQSPFSPDQISDLLLLSRTYANNRVDVSHPCLTVELQAGGEQILRCIGLIKVSNWREYIELTESLTLALNQLIVQVEKSHFVVSVSYATTDTQLSTIPGIVQSIIDDIPGFELKACRLMDISEFSYDFICHTFSQGLTYSQFKDSIDQINRKLLRAMADAEIVIPFPTAIELESQPERFTKRKD, from the coding sequence GTGATTCCACTGGATAATCAACCTTTTTATCCAGAGCTCGTACAAAGAGCCGATCTCTGGCTACACACTCCTCTAGGTCAGGTCGTAGGCGATACCCCAAGGGACACGTTACTAAACTTCTATGCCGTTATGGCTGATGTGGGGATTCTCATTGATGAGGTCACAGCCAACCATTTGAATGATCCAGGTCTGTTCTGGAATCGTCAAACACTGCTCGAGATGGCAGAGGCAGAAGATTTATTTGATGCAGCTGTTTCTGCCTTAGATGGGTCGTCGTTTCCCCTAGGTGTGCGCTCCTACCTCAAAGATGAAGCAGCCATTCAACTGAAACAGGCCCTTGATTTTATTTTCAACAACAGTCGCCAAATTATCAACATTCCAGATGCCAAGGGAATGAAGGAGCTGAATGAGAATCGATCCAAGCAAACACAATCATGGACGCTGCCTGGTTCATCGATTGAGCTAAGCAGTCAGATTCCTGAAAACCCAACCAATAGCAATTTTTACTTCTCAGCTTCAACGGTTGCCAATGCATCAAACATCTACGAGCAGGCACAGGGTCAAGCCACAACTGAAGAGAACCAAAAATTTTCTACGAATAAATTTTATGAAGACTTCATCCATACACCCGGACACCTCTTTCCACCCAAGTGGTATTTAATTTTACCCAGTAAGTTCCGAAGTTTGATTGAAACAGAAATCCTATTTGGCGAAACGCTATTCCAAGTCGTTTTAGCTGCTCTTGCAGTGAGTATCTTTGCATTGATTACAGCAATACTCTTTCATCAGTTAATTCAAACCTACCAGAAGAAATCAGAGGATCCATCCAGGGCTTGGCTGTTGGATTCCCTTGCCTGGAAAAGAACAGCGCTCATGCTTCCATTGGTTCCACTGGCAAAACTAACCGAAATCTTCATTGACGAATATCTTAACTTCACAGGTTTACCCTTAATCGTATTCACAATCATATTTGAAGTTACTTATTTCAGCTTCCTCGTGATTCTGGTTTTCCTCTTTTTTGAAGCATTTGGACGATCAACATCAGAAACACTAGTTCGAATGTCTGGGACTCAGGAGGTCTGGGAATTATCAAGAACCAGCAATCGCATCATGCCCATTTGCCGCGTGCTTTCCGGTGTTGTCGCCATTGCATTGATCTACCGAATGTTACTGCAACTGGGTCTATCTCCAGCCGTTGTCCTAGCCCTATCTACAGTCCCTGGTTTAGCGATTGGCCTAGGCGCATCCAAGTTGCTTGGCAACTTATTTGCTGGTCTGTCACTACAGACCGATCGGCCCTTACGCGTAGGCGAATTCTGCGAACTAGGAGATGATCAAGGCTTCATCACAAAAATTGGTTTGCGTTCTGTAGAGATTGAAACAGCAACAGGAATCATCACCATTCCGAATGCAGTTGCTGAAGACTGCGTTGTGAACAATCTCTCTAGGAATCAACTCAAGTCAAGCACTTCGATGATGCAAGGACTGGAATTGAAGCTTGATCTTGAAGGTCAATCACCATTCAGTCCAGATCAAATCTCGGATTTGCTGTTGCTGTCAAGAACCTATGCCAACAACCGCGTTGATGTCAGTCATCCATGTCTCACTGTTGAGCTACAAGCAGGAGGTGAGCAAATCCTTCGCTGCATCGGTCTCATAAAAGTATCGAACTGGCGTGAATATATCGAGTTAACTGAATCACTAACATTAGCGCTTAATCAACTCATTGTTCAAGTTGAAAAGTCTCATTTTGTTGTATCAGTGTCCTACGCTACAACGGATACGCAGCTATCCACAATCCCGGGAATTGTGCAAAGCATCATTGACGACATCCCAGGCTTTGAGCTCAAAGCCTGCCGTTTGATGGACATCTCTGAATTCAGCTACGACTTCATATGCCATACCTTTTCTCAAGGACTGACGTATTCACAGTTCAAAGACTCTATCGATCAAATCAACCGTAAGCTACTCAGAGCTATGGCAGATGCAGAGATAGTGATTCCTTTTCCAACAGCGATTGAACTGGAGTCACAACCCGAACGCTTCACAAAGCGGAAGGATTAA
- a CDS encoding alpha-keto acid decarboxylase family protein has product MTPSVVTYALDRLADLGIGHVFGVPGDYAFPINDAVEVHRRLSWVPSANELNAAYAADGYARRRGAAIVCTTYGVGELSALNGLMGSMAERLPVFHLVGTPSLRIVRQGLICHHTLGDRNYDRFEAISASASCVSARLTPENAVIELERVIDKALEESRPAYLTFPMDLALMPITGTPIQGSPLGVIDQHDSVAAELEAVLDLLEARIASASRPVVLPTITLKRFGLVNAFEEFLKASGLAYATTPMDKALLSEQHPAFLGMYNGGRSTPAALQSVVEDADLVVDLGGLVLEDLNTGLWSGSLDPNRIVALHADWVQAGHQVFTSVSISDVLAGLTRRFQSSSKRLSYWGEHRPVQPAPMLPRVGAPDQPTDSASFYPRLQQFLRPNDLLLSETGTCLLKLNAIRLPDGVTMESQTLWGSIGWGTPAALGCALAEPERRVVLVTGDGAHQLTVQEIGVMGFTGVNPVVIVLNNGLHGIEALISETGHAYNELPPWRYANIPAALGCKGWWCGRAGTVAELEQAFSAISAHQGAAYLEVLIPAEESQPLAEEVIEIFHQTTTPKSALPD; this is encoded by the coding sequence ATGACTCCTTCTGTCGTGACTTATGCCTTGGATCGTTTAGCAGATCTCGGTATCGGCCATGTGTTTGGTGTACCGGGTGACTATGCCTTTCCAATCAATGATGCGGTGGAGGTGCATCGCCGCCTGAGCTGGGTGCCCTCAGCCAATGAGCTGAATGCGGCTTACGCCGCTGATGGTTATGCCCGCCGCCGAGGCGCTGCCATCGTCTGCACCACCTATGGAGTGGGCGAACTGAGTGCTCTTAATGGCCTGATGGGATCAATGGCTGAACGTCTACCCGTGTTTCATCTGGTAGGCACTCCCAGTCTTCGGATCGTGCGACAAGGGCTCATCTGTCATCACACCCTCGGCGATCGAAACTATGACCGCTTTGAGGCCATCTCTGCTTCTGCAAGTTGTGTCAGCGCCAGGCTCACGCCCGAAAACGCCGTCATCGAATTGGAGCGGGTGATTGATAAAGCTCTGGAGGAATCCAGGCCTGCGTATCTCACCTTTCCGATGGATCTGGCTCTCATGCCGATCACTGGTACGCCGATCCAGGGTTCTCCTCTTGGTGTAATCGATCAACACGACAGTGTTGCAGCGGAACTTGAGGCTGTCCTTGATCTCCTGGAGGCACGCATTGCCTCAGCTTCACGTCCAGTTGTGCTCCCCACCATCACCTTGAAGCGTTTCGGTCTAGTGAATGCATTCGAGGAATTTCTCAAGGCCTCCGGTCTGGCTTATGCCACGACCCCCATGGACAAGGCACTACTCAGTGAGCAACACCCCGCTTTCCTCGGGATGTACAACGGCGGTCGGTCAACCCCAGCTGCCCTGCAAAGTGTGGTGGAAGATGCCGATCTGGTGGTCGATCTAGGGGGGCTTGTTTTGGAGGACCTGAACACAGGCCTCTGGAGTGGGTCACTCGATCCCAACCGGATCGTTGCTTTGCATGCCGATTGGGTCCAAGCCGGACATCAGGTGTTCACGAGTGTCAGCATCAGTGATGTCTTGGCAGGATTAACGAGACGCTTTCAGTCCTCGTCGAAACGTCTCTCTTACTGGGGAGAGCATCGACCCGTACAGCCGGCTCCCATGCTTCCCCGTGTTGGAGCGCCAGATCAACCCACCGATTCAGCAAGCTTTTACCCCCGCTTGCAGCAATTCCTGCGTCCCAACGACCTGTTGTTATCCGAGACCGGCACATGCCTGTTGAAACTCAACGCCATCCGGCTACCGGACGGCGTGACAATGGAAAGTCAAACCCTCTGGGGATCGATCGGATGGGGCACACCGGCAGCTCTTGGATGCGCTTTAGCTGAACCCGAGCGTCGGGTCGTTTTGGTCACCGGTGATGGCGCCCACCAGCTCACGGTGCAGGAAATCGGGGTGATGGGCTTTACAGGGGTAAATCCTGTGGTGATCGTTCTGAATAATGGCCTCCATGGGATCGAGGCGTTGATCAGTGAAACGGGACATGCCTACAACGAGTTGCCGCCTTGGCGCTACGCAAACATTCCTGCTGCCCTTGGCTGCAAGGGTTGGTGGTGTGGACGGGCTGGAACCGTTGCGGAACTTGAGCAAGCATTCTCCGCAATCAGCGCTCATCAAGGTGCTGCTTACCTCGAAGTGCTCATTCCTGCTGAAGAGAGCCAGCCCCTAGCGGAGGAGGTCATTGAAATCTTTCACCAGACGACGACTCCTAAATCGGCGTTACCTGACTAA
- a CDS encoding thioredoxin domain-containing protein, whose amino-acid sequence MSAPPVWIGSDSTLTLKQRALVITLLGAAFVPIAATLAPLPETPVALSLLKPAKAASPLATSLQGKPVMVEVYATWCSACQKIKPVMNSLRQQEGNSVHWVRFDVSNSTAAQTSAARAEKLGLGQFFMRNRSQTSLVSIFNPETGEAVKTFRAQTKLDPYLQAINKTRFMLGR is encoded by the coding sequence TTGAGCGCTCCGCCGGTATGGATAGGCAGTGATTCAACTCTCACTTTGAAACAACGTGCTCTGGTCATCACACTGTTGGGAGCTGCCTTTGTTCCTATCGCCGCAACTCTGGCCCCACTTCCAGAAACACCTGTGGCACTTTCGCTCTTAAAACCAGCAAAAGCAGCAAGTCCCCTCGCCACCTCTCTCCAGGGAAAACCGGTGATGGTTGAGGTTTATGCAACCTGGTGCAGCGCTTGCCAGAAAATTAAGCCTGTCATGAACTCCCTACGCCAACAAGAAGGCAACTCAGTGCATTGGGTGAGATTCGATGTCTCTAATTCCACCGCTGCTCAGACTTCTGCTGCACGAGCAGAGAAACTCGGCTTAGGGCAATTCTTTATGCGCAATAGGAGTCAAACCAGTCTGGTCAGCATCTTCAATCCAGAAACCGGCGAAGCAGTTAAAACGTTTCGTGCTCAGACCAAGCTTGATCCTTATCTCCAGGCCATCAACAAAACTCGCTTCATGCTTGGTCGCTGA
- a CDS encoding sigma factor-like helix-turn-helix DNA-binding protein: MGLNRINKHRNRRRILERFRPAHCQQDPIDLQAVDSRFQLERALAQLSSREQQILAMNYHQDISQSNIAASLQLPLGTVKTISRRALLKLRHALSSHEEN, from the coding sequence ATGGGCCTCAACAGAATTAACAAACATCGCAATCGCCGACGAATTCTCGAACGATTTCGTCCAGCTCACTGTCAGCAGGATCCAATTGATCTCCAGGCCGTTGATTCCCGATTCCAACTTGAACGGGCCCTGGCTCAGCTCTCATCGCGTGAACAACAGATCCTGGCCATGAATTATCACCAAGACATCAGTCAAAGCAACATTGCAGCATCGCTACAACTGCCACTGGGAACCGTCAAGACGATCAGTCGTCGGGCATTGCTCAAACTCCGTCATGCACTTTCATCACACGAGGAAAACTAA
- a CDS encoding multicopper oxidase family protein, with product MLRRSFLQLGVLSALVGSISLEAFRTTRAKVQSAWERFISQRTFKRPCNPETVVLEITTARITVLGQSVVRGCIRQLDGQRGYTTSQQKGVNLELINQLPVPTTVHWHGLILPNAMDGVPFVTQPPIPPGQRQRIHYPLVQNGTFWMHSHYGLQTQNYVAEPFVILNEEQERWADQTITVMLRDFSYTPANQILDNVVAGERGGGTAMANKLADFAWHQPRKLLTQEWDQANQRFCWKREPGVLMMAPDVVYDALLANERSLDNPEIIDVKPGETVTIRWIAGSAFMSFFLDLGDLEGELLRTDANPVEPINGSVFQLATAQRLTLRVKVPEAPGVFPLLALGERSNLRCGVVLRSNPTLSVPDLVPQTDQWTGRLDFSQDKRLRAQKPLDDRSADNTIPIALTGPAPKYTWGLNDRFYPYRDPYWVEIGQRVEMVLTNPTPMGHPMHLHGHEFQILEIDGEPFDGPIRDTVYVPKGGTCRIAFDANNPGIWAFHCHISYHHVRGMFNVVAYRSADLSWWNPTGVRHEKLPF from the coding sequence TTGCTGCGACGTTCTTTTTTGCAATTGGGCGTGCTGAGCGCTCTTGTGGGCAGCATCAGCCTGGAAGCATTCAGGACAACCCGAGCCAAAGTTCAGTCGGCATGGGAACGTTTCATCAGCCAGCGGACGTTTAAGCGGCCCTGCAATCCAGAGACAGTTGTCCTTGAAATCACAACGGCACGCATCACTGTCTTGGGACAATCCGTTGTTCGCGGCTGCATTCGTCAGCTCGATGGCCAACGGGGTTACACCACCTCACAACAGAAAGGCGTCAATCTCGAGCTGATCAACCAATTACCAGTGCCCACAACGGTGCATTGGCATGGGTTGATTCTTCCTAATGCCATGGATGGTGTGCCGTTTGTCACGCAACCACCAATTCCACCGGGACAACGCCAACGAATTCACTACCCGCTAGTGCAAAACGGCACCTTCTGGATGCACTCGCACTATGGCCTTCAGACCCAAAACTACGTGGCCGAGCCTTTTGTGATCCTCAATGAGGAGCAAGAACGTTGGGCTGATCAAACAATCACCGTAATGCTGAGGGATTTCAGTTACACACCCGCGAACCAAATTCTGGACAACGTCGTTGCTGGCGAGCGCGGTGGAGGTACGGCCATGGCTAACAAATTGGCTGATTTCGCTTGGCATCAGCCGCGAAAGCTGCTCACACAGGAGTGGGATCAAGCGAATCAACGCTTCTGTTGGAAACGTGAGCCAGGGGTCTTGATGATGGCCCCCGATGTTGTTTATGACGCGCTGCTGGCGAATGAACGCAGCCTCGATAATCCAGAAATCATTGATGTAAAGCCAGGCGAGACCGTGACGATCCGTTGGATTGCCGGTAGTGCGTTCATGAGTTTTTTCCTTGATTTGGGTGATCTCGAAGGCGAGCTACTGCGCACCGACGCCAATCCAGTGGAGCCGATCAACGGCTCGGTGTTTCAACTCGCTACGGCTCAGCGTTTGACGCTGAGAGTCAAGGTTCCTGAAGCACCTGGGGTTTTCCCATTGCTGGCCTTAGGTGAACGCAGCAATCTGCGATGTGGCGTTGTGCTGCGTAGTAATCCCACGCTCAGCGTGCCCGACTTGGTACCGCAAACCGATCAATGGACTGGTCGCCTCGATTTCAGCCAAGACAAACGGCTTAGGGCACAAAAGCCGCTGGATGATCGATCTGCTGACAACACGATCCCGATTGCTCTAACAGGCCCTGCTCCCAAATACACTTGGGGGCTGAACGATCGTTTTTATCCCTACCGGGATCCCTATTGGGTAGAAATTGGCCAACGGGTGGAGATGGTGTTAACCAATCCCACACCGATGGGCCATCCCATGCATTTGCATGGGCATGAATTCCAAATTCTTGAGATTGATGGCGAGCCCTTCGACGGCCCCATACGTGACACCGTTTATGTGCCTAAGGGGGGGACTTGCCGCATAGCCTTCGATGCCAATAATCCAGGGATTTGGGCGTTCCATTGCCACATCAGCTATCACCACGTGCGCGGAATGTTCAACGTGGTGGCTTATCGCTCTGCTGATTTGAGCTGGTGGAATCCAACTGGCGTCAGACACGAAAAACTGCCATTTTGA
- a CDS encoding cytochrome c biogenesis protein CcdA, giving the protein MATSTRHLWTSRRAQFLVLALIAAVVVISAGQLESAVLSISQSYADWLTRWTGQNAWAVFGLPALAFGGGLIASVSPCVLALLPVQLSYLGAQKQQRPNPGKVIQFSLGVVTAYSILGLFTSLAGALIIDHRGGLFVTAGVIVIAMALQLKGWGPRFPWHRLNIGGIAAPRWINRVVAGPFLIGFTFALVTSPCASPVLAAVLSAAAATSTPPLAVLSMVLYSIGYSMVILLAGLGVELGGLRRALLKRGEQITGISAMVLLTFGGIYLWTGVQDLVLQGHT; this is encoded by the coding sequence ATGGCAACTTCCACTAGACATCTCTGGACATCACGCCGCGCTCAGTTCTTGGTTCTCGCCTTGATCGCAGCGGTTGTTGTCATTTCTGCAGGGCAGCTTGAGTCAGCCGTTCTGTCAATCAGTCAGAGCTATGCAGATTGGCTCACACGTTGGACTGGGCAAAATGCCTGGGCTGTATTCGGGTTGCCAGCACTGGCCTTCGGAGGCGGACTGATTGCCAGCGTGTCTCCTTGTGTGCTTGCGTTGCTTCCCGTACAGCTCTCTTATCTGGGGGCTCAAAAGCAGCAACGTCCGAACCCTGGCAAGGTGATCCAGTTCAGCCTTGGCGTGGTGACGGCCTACAGCATTCTTGGCTTGTTCACATCCTTGGCAGGAGCACTGATCATTGATCACCGAGGTGGATTGTTCGTCACTGCAGGTGTCATCGTGATTGCCATGGCTTTGCAGTTGAAAGGTTGGGGCCCCAGGTTCCCCTGGCATCGCCTCAATATTGGAGGCATTGCAGCGCCGAGATGGATCAACAGGGTTGTGGCAGGCCCTTTCTTGATTGGATTCACCTTCGCTTTGGTCACATCTCCCTGTGCAAGCCCGGTGCTTGCCGCCGTACTCAGTGCAGCTGCAGCCACAAGCACGCCACCGTTGGCAGTTCTATCAATGGTTTTGTATTCCATTGGATACAGCATGGTGATCTTGCTAGCAGGATTAGGTGTTGAACTCGGTGGTCTGCGCCGCGCCCTGCTCAAACGTGGGGAGCAGATCACGGGAATTAGTGCCATGGTTCTGCTGACATTTGGTGGGATCTACCTCTGGACTGGGGTCCAGGATCTGGTGCTGCAGGGTCACACGTGA
- a CDS encoding ABC transporter ATP-binding protein, producing the protein MGDIWFDANHVEAWLGGHPVIHDLCLQLRTGESTTILGPNGAGKSTIVNLINRNLYPLVKPDSHFKLFGQSTINIWQLRSSLGLASSDLETRFSPQIRAKELILSGFFGSTRLGRDQIPNSKQLERSESLLAQLNLDTFAEQPFGELSDGQRRRLMIARALVHDPKVLVLDEPCRALDLKACHQLLDTMRKLCHQGTTLLVITHRIDTIIPEMSRILFVKHGRLCGDGTPRQLLLDHKLSNLFATPLRVFEHKGYRQVLPG; encoded by the coding sequence ATGGGCGATATATGGTTTGATGCCAATCACGTAGAAGCCTGGCTAGGTGGCCATCCAGTGATTCACGATCTATGTTTACAACTAAGGACTGGAGAATCAACGACGATACTAGGTCCAAATGGCGCCGGTAAAAGCACGATAGTCAACCTCATCAATCGCAACCTTTATCCATTAGTGAAGCCAGATTCTCATTTTAAACTGTTTGGTCAAAGCACGATCAATATTTGGCAGCTACGCTCCTCACTTGGACTTGCAAGCAGTGATCTCGAGACACGATTTTCCCCACAAATTCGTGCAAAAGAATTAATTTTGAGTGGTTTTTTTGGATCTACGAGACTTGGTCGTGATCAGATCCCTAATTCGAAACAGCTGGAACGAAGCGAATCACTTCTGGCACAATTGAATCTTGATACTTTTGCGGAGCAACCTTTTGGAGAATTATCAGATGGCCAACGTCGTCGGTTGATGATTGCAAGAGCACTCGTGCACGACCCCAAGGTCTTGGTTCTTGATGAACCTTGTAGAGCTCTCGATCTCAAGGCATGCCATCAACTCCTGGATACCATGCGGAAACTATGCCATCAAGGCACCACTCTGCTTGTCATCACGCATCGCATCGACACCATCATTCCAGAAATGAGCAGAATTTTGTTCGTTAAGCATGGAAGACTCTGTGGGGATGGAACTCCCAGGCAATTACTGCTGGATCACAAGCTGAGCAATCTGTTCGCAACCCCCTTACGCGTCTTTGAACACAAGGGTTACAGACAAGTTCTGCCAGGTTAA
- a CDS encoding CAAD domain-containing protein, producing MSFVFRFNVSLNPHSSCIMLAHSKEMLLIGEMEKDNSANQEELPFKEPDVVSPIELNSGEAEQPQSLPEPVIAVAPEAGEIDVVSSQDEDSKETPPNVSQLFEYLKQGMESLRGLNLEGFRHIYPVFLSIFGTILLGLALLMTVNLLHSMNQLPLFGGVLGSIAELIGLVALVRFVTSNLLKQQKRAELLTRIAHLKKELLG from the coding sequence ATGAGTTTTGTGTTTAGATTTAATGTTTCCTTAAATCCACATTCTTCTTGCATCATGTTGGCTCATAGTAAGGAGATGTTATTGATAGGTGAGATGGAGAAAGACAATTCAGCCAATCAAGAGGAGTTGCCGTTCAAAGAGCCAGATGTGGTCTCGCCTATCGAGCTGAATTCAGGGGAAGCAGAACAACCTCAATCACTTCCGGAACCAGTTATAGCTGTTGCTCCAGAAGCTGGTGAAATTGATGTTGTTTCTTCCCAAGACGAAGACAGCAAAGAGACTCCACCTAATGTTTCTCAACTCTTTGAGTATCTCAAGCAAGGAATGGAGTCATTACGAGGACTCAATCTTGAAGGATTTAGGCACATCTATCCAGTATTTCTCTCCATTTTCGGAACGATCCTGCTTGGATTGGCACTTTTAATGACGGTTAATCTATTGCACTCAATGAATCAACTACCTCTTTTTGGTGGTGTGCTTGGGAGTATTGCAGAGCTTATAGGGCTTGTGGCTTTGGTTCGCTTTGTGACTTCTAACCTATTAAAGCAACAAAAGAGAGCTGAACTATTGACACGTATTGCACATTTAAAAAAGGAACTTCTTGGTTGA
- a CDS encoding sigma factor yields MSSHEAISPEELALLYDEHSAAVHRLAFSLLSQRQEAEDLTHDVFVRLQRGGFDSNRG; encoded by the coding sequence GTGAGCTCTCATGAAGCCATCAGTCCTGAGGAGCTAGCCCTCCTCTACGACGAACATTCAGCTGCTGTGCATCGGCTCGCCTTCAGCCTTCTCTCACAGCGACAGGAGGCTGAAGATCTCACTCACGATGTTTTCGTACGCTTACAACGTGGGGGCTTCGATTCGAATCGTGGGTAA